In the genome of Fusarium poae strain DAOMC 252244 chromosome 1, whole genome shotgun sequence, the window CACATTAACCCCCATCGTATCCTCTTTACCAGTCTACTTCTTCCTGCACTGGCGCTAGCCGATGATGAGCCTACATCCTCAACACGTCAAGTCACAGAGCCCTTCGTCGACCAAGTGACGGGCCTCACCATGGAACGCTTCTTTGGTATCAAGACTTCATTCACATTTGCATTTGCGCTGCCAGATGCCACCCCCGCCGCCAACAGTACTGCAGCAGGCTCTTTTATCGGCCGGCTAGAATTTCCACTTGTCAATGGTGAAGGGTGGGGTGCAGCTGGACTGACAGGAGATATGGAAGGAAACTTCATCTTGGCTGCGTGGCCTGATGGAAAAGGAGGAGTCATGTCATCTTTCCGACAAGCTATTGACGAAGACAACCCAGCCGTGGTCAAGGGAAACTTCAATGTCAGGCCATTGCCTGATGGTGTCTCAGTCAACGAGACTTCATTACTATACACGTTCCTCTGTGAAAACTGCCTCGACAGCACACTAGGTCTGGGACCCGACGCCGCCTCTGGCAACGCAGTTATGGGGTGGGCGCTGTCTGAGAGACCACCAAGAGGAGATGCTTCAGACCCTGCCGCTTTCCTTGGGTTCCATGAGAAGGGCTTTGGACCTTTCACTGCACGACTGGCTCAAGCCAAGGTTGCTGGGTTCGATGCAGTTGCTGCAAAGGCGCTTGATCCTGTGGGGATCTCACCAAAGGCTGTTGCAACAGTCCCCAATGCCTTCCAGGATGGGTTTAGTGACGATGAGGACA includes:
- a CDS encoding hypothetical protein (SECRETED:SignalP(1-35)); this encodes MPLLRNIQNRRPARKHINPHRILFTSLLLPALALADDEPTSSTRQVTEPFVDQVTGLTMERFFGIKTSFTFAFALPDATPAANSTAAGSFIGRLEFPLVNGEGWGAAGLTGDMEGNFILAAWPDGKGGVMSSFRQAIDEDNPAVVKGNFNVRPLPDGVSVNETSLLYTFLCENCLDSTLGLGPDAASGNAVMGWALSERPPRGDASDPAAFLGFHEKGFGPFTARLAQAKVAGFDAVAAKALDPVGISPKAVATVPNAFQDGFSDDEDSGDEGSDIDGNDSDSGDESDDDD